Genomic window (Sulfurimonas sp.):
AAAAAGCATACATCAACCCATTGGTAGATTATAAGTCCATAGAACCTAACTATTCTTATGAAATAAGAAAGTAATTTAGCTACAATACAAAAAAGGAAAAATCGATGACAAAAGAGTATATATTTACTTCAGAGTCTGTAACAGAAGGGCACCCTGATAAGATGGCAGATCAAATCAGTGATGCAATTTTGGATTATATTATAGAGCATGATTCTAAACCTGAGCTAGCACGCGTTGCTTGTGAAACTTTAGTGTCAAATGGTTTTTGTGTAATCGCAGGCGAATTGAAGACTACGGCTTATGCCCCAATGCAAGAGATTGCAAGAAAGGTTATTCAAGAGATTGGTTACACAGACGCAAACTATGGTTTTGACTATCGTTCAGCAGCAGTTTTAAATACAGTAGGTGAACAATCACCAGATATTATGCAAGGTGTTGATAAAGCAGATGGTGTCATTGGCGCGGGTGATCAAGGACTAATGTTTGGATATGCCTGTCGTGAAACAGAGGTGTTGATGCCTTTACCTATTTATTTGGCACATCGCTTAACTCAAAGATTGGCAGAAGTTAGAAAAGAGGGAATTATCCCATATCTTCGCCCAGATGGCAAAGCTCAAATAAGTATTAAGTATATAGATGAAAAGCCCGTTTATATTGATACTATTGTAGTAGCAGCACAACATTCACCAGATGTTTCTCATAAACAAATCACTCAAGATATAATTGATGAAGTTATAAAAGCAGTTATTCCTAAAGAGATGATGGATGAAAATACAGTTATACATGTAAATCCTACTGGAAAATTTGTTGTTGGTGGACCACAGGGAGATGCTGGGCTTACAGGAAGAAAAATCATAGTAGATACTTATGGTGGAAGTTGTCCTCATGGAGGAGGTGCTTTTAGCGGAAAAGACCCTACTAAAGTTGATAGAAGCGCGGCTTATGCAGCTAGATGGATAGCTAAAAATCTTGTAGCAAGTGATGTATGTGAGAAAGTGACTATACAAATCGCTTATGCGATAGGTGTTGTTCAACCTGTTTCTATAATGGTAGATGCACATGGGACAAGTAAAGAAAAAGAAGAAAAAATCGAAAAATGTATAAGAGAACTTTTTGACCTATCTCCAAAAGGTATCATAGATTCTTTAGACTTACTGCGCCCTATATACAAAAAAACTGCTTCTTATGGTCACTTTGGAAGAGAAGATAAAGAGTTTACTTGGGAAAATACTGATAGAGTTGATGATATAAAAGCATACTTTTCTAAGAATGGCTAGGAAATAAGTAACTTTTATAAGATTTGTTTATTTAGCAAAGATATTTTAGCTATCTTTAAAAGTCTTGTGATAAACTTGTCCCAAATTTATTTTAGGAGAAATTTATGGCAGTAATAATTAATGATACCTGTATCAATTGTGGTGCATGTATAGATGAATGTCCAGTAGAAGCAATCGTTGATGAGGATGATAATCCGAATGATGAGGATACTTATTATGTTTATGGTGACAAATGTGTAGAATGTGTTGGTCATCATGATGAACCAGCTTGTGCTACTGCATGTCCAACTGAGGGCTGTATTACTTGGGATGCTATTGGTGAAAGCCCAGAGCATCGTGAAGATGTTACAGATGAGCAGCGTTCAAATAAAGAAGCTATCGTAGATTAATTCTTTTTACTTTTAAGTATAAGGCGGTAATTTCCCCCTTATACTTAACTTTTCTTTTACAAATCTTTCAATTTAAACTAAAACAGACTTTTTTTTCGATATAATCCCACACTTATTTTATAATATACAGGAGATTTGATGGAGCGTACACTATCAATAATAAAGCCAGATGCAGTTGCAAAAGGCGTAATCGGTAAAATTTTAGATCGTTTTGAGAGTAATGGTCTTAGAATAGCATCTACTAAAAAAATTCAACTTTCAATCCAAGATGCACAAGCATTTTATGCGGTTCATGCAGAGCGTCCTTTTTTCAACGACTTAGTTGATTTTATGATTAGCGGACCAGTTGTTGTTACAATTTTAGAAGGTGAAAATGCTATGCAAATTAACCGTAATCTAATGGGTGCTACTAACCCTAAAGAAGCTGAAGCTGGAACTATCCGTGCTGACTTTGCTGAGAATATAGATGCTAATGCAGTTCACGGAAGTGACTCTGTTGAAAATGCAGCTATCGAAATTGCATTCTTTTTCTCTGAGAGAGAAATTTCATAAATAAAGATGAAAATTAAGTTAATAAAAGTCGGTAAAACACCATTGGATTTTGATATAAAATCTAATGAAATGACTTTTAAAGGTTATTTAGAGTATCATGCGAACAGATTGATTTTGCTAGATGCAAAGGTAAATGGTTCGCTTGGTGTTCAATGTAGCCAGTGTGGAGATGAATTTAAATTGTCTTTGAATGAAGACATAAAGTTTTATCTTTGTGATGGTGCTTATGATGATTCTGATAATATCGCGTTAGATGTTGTTGAATCTTTTGACTCACAAGTAGATCTAGAAGAACTTTTAAATTCTGAAATAGAACTAATCAAAAGCGACTATCATAGTTGCCAAGATTGTAAATAAATAAAAATTAAATAAAGGAAATAGATTATGGCAGTACCTAAAAGACGAGTCTCACACTCTCGCGGAGCGAAAAGAAGAACTCACTATAAAATCACTTTAGCTAAACCAGTTAAAGATAAAGACGGAACATATAAACTACCTCACCATATCAACCCAACTACGGGTGAGTATAAGTAATCAATGGTAAAAATTGCTATTGACGCAATGGGCGGGGATTTCGGTCCTTCGCCAATTGTTAAAGGGTGTATCCAAGCACTTAAAAAGAAATCATTTCAACCTATACTTGTAGGAAATAAAGAAGAAATTTTAGCTCTGTTACCAAAATGTTATAGATCTGAGATTTCTATAGTTGAAGCGGATGATGTAATTTCTATGAGTGACTCTGCAACTGATGCAATTAAAAGAAAACAAAGCAGTATATATAAGGCTGTTGATTTAGTAAAAACAGGTATGGCTGATGGTGTAGTTTCTGCTGGACATAGTGGTGCCACAATGACATTGGCAACTCTTAGACTTGGTCGTCTTAAGGGTGTTTCTCGTCCGGCACTTGTAACTCTTATGCCAACAAAAACTGGTCGTCGTTCAGTTGTTTTAGATGTTGGAGCAAATGTTGATTCAAAACCTGAACATCTTGTTCAGTTTGCTATTATGGGCGGATGCTATGCGCATGATTTACTAAATATTCAAAATCCTAAAATTGGTCTTTTAGCGAATGGCGAGGAAGACTCAAAAGGAAATGAAGTAACAAAAACTGCTTTTAAAATGCTTCAAGGTTATAAAGGATTTGTAGGTAATGTTGAAGGTGGAGATATCTTCAATGGAACTTGTGATGTTATAACTTGCGATGGTTTTATTGGAAACTTAGTTCTTAAAACAAGTGAAGGCGTAGCTGCTACTATTAGTGGTTTGATTAAAGACTATATTAGAAAATCTCCTATTGCTATTACAGGTGCACTTTTAATGAGAAAAGTTTTTAGACTTTTGAAAAAAGAGATAGATTATGCCGAAGTTGGTGGTGCTCCGCTTATTGGTCTAAAAGGTTGTGCTATTGTTAGTCATGGAAAGAGTAATGCAAAAGCAATAGAAAATGCGATTTATCAAGCTATCGGTTATGTTGATACAGGTGTAAATGAGCATATATTAGAAAAACTTCAAGAGTACAATCAAAAGGATATTTAATGGCTTATGCTGCATTTCGCTCTATTGGTTCTTATGTTCCAAGTAAAATATTAACTAATGATGAACTTTCAAAGATGGTTGATACAACAGATGAATGGATAACAAAAAGAACAGGTATCAAAGAGCGTCGTATCGCAGCAAAAGATGAACATACTAGTGATTTGGGTGTTGAGGCTGCTAAAAAAGCTATACAAAGAAGTGGTGTAGATGCTAGTGAAATAGATATGATTATCTGTGCAACTATCTCTCCTGATTATTTTTGTATGCCTTCAACTGCAACTGTTATCGCAACAAAACTTGGTCTTGGAAAAATTACAGCATTTGATATTTCTGCTGCTTGTACAGGATTTGTTTATTTGATTTCTATTGCCAAAGCATTTATAGAATCAGGAATGAAAAAGAATATTCTTATTGTAGGTGCTGAGAAAATATCTGCAATTATGGATTATACTGATAGAGGAACTTGTATTTTATTTGGTGATGGTGCAGGTGCAGCAATGATTTGCGCAACTCAAATAAAGCAAGAAGCAATTATAGATGTGCATACAGCATCAGATGGAAATTATGCTGATTTGCTTATGACTCCAAATGGTGGAACTGGCTCAGTCCATGATGCACTAGAGCAAGAAGCAGCAGGTTGTTTTATGCAAATGAAAGGTAATGAAACTTTTAAAGTTGCAGTTAGAACTTTAACAAAAGATGTCATAGATATCTTAGAGAAAAACTCCATAGATAGTTCAGCAATAAAGCACTTTATTCCACATCAAGCAAACT
Coding sequences:
- the metK gene encoding methionine adenosyltransferase; the protein is MTKEYIFTSESVTEGHPDKMADQISDAILDYIIEHDSKPELARVACETLVSNGFCVIAGELKTTAYAPMQEIARKVIQEIGYTDANYGFDYRSAAVLNTVGEQSPDIMQGVDKADGVIGAGDQGLMFGYACRETEVLMPLPIYLAHRLTQRLAEVRKEGIIPYLRPDGKAQISIKYIDEKPVYIDTIVVAAQHSPDVSHKQITQDIIDEVIKAVIPKEMMDENTVIHVNPTGKFVVGGPQGDAGLTGRKIIVDTYGGSCPHGGGAFSGKDPTKVDRSAAYAARWIAKNLVASDVCEKVTIQIAYAIGVVQPVSIMVDAHGTSKEKEEKIEKCIRELFDLSPKGIIDSLDLLRPIYKKTASYGHFGREDKEFTWENTDRVDDIKAYFSKNG
- a CDS encoding 4Fe-4S dicluster domain-containing protein is translated as MAVIINDTCINCGACIDECPVEAIVDEDDNPNDEDTYYVYGDKCVECVGHHDEPACATACPTEGCITWDAIGESPEHREDVTDEQRSNKEAIVD
- the ndk gene encoding nucleoside-diphosphate kinase; translation: MERTLSIIKPDAVAKGVIGKILDRFESNGLRIASTKKIQLSIQDAQAFYAVHAERPFFNDLVDFMISGPVVVTILEGENAMQINRNLMGATNPKEAEAGTIRADFAENIDANAVHGSDSVENAAIEIAFFFSEREIS
- the rpmF gene encoding 50S ribosomal protein L32; this translates as MAVPKRRVSHSRGAKRRTHYKITLAKPVKDKDGTYKLPHHINPTTGEYK
- the plsX gene encoding phosphate acyltransferase PlsX produces the protein MVKIAIDAMGGDFGPSPIVKGCIQALKKKSFQPILVGNKEEILALLPKCYRSEISIVEADDVISMSDSATDAIKRKQSSIYKAVDLVKTGMADGVVSAGHSGATMTLATLRLGRLKGVSRPALVTLMPTKTGRRSVVLDVGANVDSKPEHLVQFAIMGGCYAHDLLNIQNPKIGLLANGEEDSKGNEVTKTAFKMLQGYKGFVGNVEGGDIFNGTCDVITCDGFIGNLVLKTSEGVAATISGLIKDYIRKSPIAITGALLMRKVFRLLKKEIDYAEVGGAPLIGLKGCAIVSHGKSNAKAIENAIYQAIGYVDTGVNEHILEKLQEYNQKDI
- a CDS encoding beta-ketoacyl-ACP synthase III gives rise to the protein MAYAAFRSIGSYVPSKILTNDELSKMVDTTDEWITKRTGIKERRIAAKDEHTSDLGVEAAKKAIQRSGVDASEIDMIICATISPDYFCMPSTATVIATKLGLGKITAFDISAACTGFVYLISIAKAFIESGMKKNILIVGAEKISAIMDYTDRGTCILFGDGAGAAMICATQIKQEAIIDVHTASDGNYADLLMTPNGGTGSVHDALEQEAAGCFMQMKGNETFKVAVRTLTKDVIDILEKNSIDSSAIKHFIPHQANYRIIKAVGDALKLKEEQVVLTVEKYGNTSGASIPMAMDDVYEQGKLKKGDLMLLDAFGGGLTWGSALVPFSPK